tctaaaaattatgattttttcccccctctCCTTGAAGGGTTTTCTCACTCAGCTTATACATTTGGAATCGAGAGTCACATTAGCCAGTCAAACATCAATGGAGCTTTAGTTCCTCCAGCTGCGCTTTTATCTATCATTCAGAAAGGATTGCAGTACACGGAAGCTGAAATAAGTATAGGCGAGGTCaggttaattataaattattaaacatatgcTTGGTacaattattaaagttattaatcttcttgtatttattatataattatggtagtacaaatttttaattaatttgtttgaatgtATTTAATAGACATTATTACCTGAAGGGAATTCCTTTCAATGTTTAATCTATTATCTAGCAAAAgttctttactttttcatatcaaatttaatattttggcatTACTCTTCATCATTAAAGCCATAATTAACATgatgtaatttcaaatttagatttgTAGTAATCGTATATAGGCTTAAGGTTTTAAATAACAAAACGGTTGTTTATGTTCTTAAATTGTGTTGggtttgaatttctatttaattctttgCTCGTGTAGTATTGGATTTGGGATTTTGTGGCCTCTGAATACATtacctttcttttaataattggtcaatttaattttgcatttcaacagtttttttttgttagaatgtattatatttaatgatttgtttttgtaattttatggcaatatatgaattttacttatttttttatataccttGAAAAAAATGGCCTAGTTGATAAAATTCTTGAGAACTTGGCtataattataagttaataatttccTTGCTTATCAGcaaaagcatttaaatgttttattcaataatgattttattaatgaatatatgcATACATTGtagtcctaatattttataattatggtttttatattttttacaaatctgcTATgttaaactctatttttttttatttgctgtggCCGCTTTTAACTTGGTCACCCTTCACAGCTGCTTCAATGGAAATCATACAgttaatacttattaatattaaaataaagagctgtgtttagttattaaatttactaatttatctttatttaatatgtagCTATTCTTAATTTGAActgataaatgcaatttaaaagcaTCTTTGAAATGATTTGTTATTCATCGTAGATATTTTATTTGCAGGGAATTGCatgctttattttgtaatttatatctgaattttaatatGTAGTATGCAAGTTTTATTGCTTACATATGTTGATGCAacttgtttatttgaaaatttttacatttataattaggATATTGTTTATGAATTGTGTTTAGATTAAACATATtggaatttgaaaactttattatttttttatattgaaatgttcTTGTAAAACTGTTACAGTTCATTTAATCATGTGcttttatgcttatatttctttgttgtattttaaatataaatttgtattttgtttataccattgcaaaaataatgtatttttaaaaaatcattttttgaaaaatatgtataaatatctaGGATGGTTCAGAAACAATGATAGAATCCCTGTCTTTGATTGATGCTGTTATGCCAGAAGCTGTTTTATTACGTCAACAGCAAgctcataattcaaaaaatactgtTGTGAAAACTGAAGCATCCAATTCTAATGGAAATGAGGGTACaggtaatgaatattttttctgtggTATATTGCATCTTGAACAAATACTTGCACATATAGAAAGGTCATatctattgttatatttttaatgttaaataaagggCAGCATATTCATTATGCATATTGTTTTCTGCACTAAAGTAGAAACTATATGAAtgttatattgtaaaaattctgGCTTGATGAAATCTTTAGCTTCCTCCGTGTTATGAATAGTTTTCTTAGATTGCCAGATATAAGTTATGGCAAgatttttcattacatatattttccaatttcagCTAATCATACAGATAATATGGATGTTGACGTAAGCATTGAAATTCCTAGTAATCGAGCTACAATTTTAAGGGGTCATGAATCGGAAGTTTTTATTTGTGCTTGGAATCCTACTTCTGATTTGTTAGCTTCTGGGTAAGAATTCTgtcttttgatttctttaaaaaaaatttgccagttatttttatatggaattttacCAAATGCAGGTCATAGAATTACTTTAAGCAgttctttctatttaatttgattataaattttacatctgtttagaattattttaattctggacaattgcaattaaaaaaatttaaagtagttcgttgaataaaattcttcaaacgagttttttaaattttgaagcaatgcgaTATGTTGTCTCATGCTggcttcgaaaaatattttttaaaaaatgcctcaattagcatttttttttttttttttttttttccatttggcTTCTAACTGCAGAACTAACTTTTTTTACTTCATGTATTTgctttcttgtttataaaaactaGAGCTTTTAAagcatcttcattttttttcatttttcactttttaaaatttttttaaagtttttttaacatataGGTTAGAAAGgagatttttattcaattttttaaaatgaaaaaaaaaagcctttactAAACTTTAGGAGTAAGAAGTcaataatgcagttttttttttttttttaattgtctgacATTTCTGAATGATGCtgctattcttttctattaaaaaaaatgacttaaaatattcatttagaacaTGTCATTGTTCTATCGTCAATTTTGTGGCAGTTTTGCCAGTTTTATGAAGGTTGCTTCTTCTGTTctggaattttttatatatttagtccTTAGCTTTTTAagactgcaaataaaattattaaattattacagaagGAAATTTACACTTTTCATGTTGAATCTTGttgttgcatatataaaaatcaaatacaaagtATTTGGTCATGCTATGTTTCTACATCACTACTGACATGTTCAGAaatgatgaatatatttaaactagtaatttttaattataagaaatattgaaaatcataactggtttttattgtttgttaatCTTATAgtaattgacttaattttttggtattgatatttttataatttttgtttttgccaAAGCTCAaaagacattatttattttgtaatagaaGTTGTgctaatacagaaataaatattaaaattaaaaaagtgcacatttctatttaaaaaaatttttcttaataggtactgtataatataaaatggaaaacattctatatttaaaattatgctggTTTACATGTGTTTATTACAAGGTTGCTTAATTTCTTGGCTaaggtccttaaaaagtgcttaaaagtatttaatttttgaagcaacCTGAGCGACTgtcattgaatattttcaaatgaaattattttagaactaatgcatggttttaattataattagctTATTGATAGAAACTTTtagatttctcaaaaataaatcttaattattgaaacttgttaatttaaatgttttaaaggaGGAACTGGCAATATTGGTTTACAATTAAATCTATTgcaatagcattttaaaaaaaattgatataaatgaaaatcggaatttttttttgaaatattttttagttattcataTCTTCCAAGcatcaattgaatttttattcagaaacggaaagtataaaaaaattcatttataatgttCAAAGTAATTGAAGTGTAGCTgtttatcatttctttaatttcaaaattttgtattaaacaaatttcggcttcaaatttttgtataattttctttgaatatattaagAGTAATCTAGCATTGCCTCATCTTTTGTTTTCCTTTGATTCTTGAAGAGTGCTTGTTCCAGATcacatttataattacatttttgtgtCCTAGATAAAATTCAGAGTTAAtagatcttttattttataatttaaaattggtgttctgttctgttttttattttccttagaaGCAGCATTATTAGCATATTTGAAATTAGCAAACGTTTATGTGTACTTCTTAGTATATGTATTTAGCTGAAAGGCTTTAATATATTGTCatcaagaataattttctataactttttttcttagtTCTGGTGATTCAACTGCAAGAATATGGAATATGAATGATGATGCAGCTGCAAGTAGTGGGAACCAGTTGGTTCTCAGACATTGCATTCAAAAAGGAGGAACTGAAGTTCCAAGCAATAAAGATGTTACATCTTTGGATTGGAATGTAAGTgtaattcatattcattaatcTTATTTGTAATTCATTCTATGTAATATTCATAGAATAATGCACTAATGATACTGTAACCAATTTtaggtaaattttttatttaattcggaATGTAGAATAGCAGTTGAAAAATTCCTAGTTTTTGTTTCAGCTGTGTTTAATTAAGTATAGAGTTGCATAACGTAGAATGTTAATCATACCATTGCAAGgcctttaaaatttctaaaattcgttttattgtactattttattgtaatttgataTTATTGCAGAGTTTCTTTCTTTCAGCTGCATGCAagattgtattcattttattttgcataggTCTGGAGAATTTTCTTTTGTCATCTATTTCAGTTattctgttctattttttttttttttctattatgagatatattttttagaaacttaatcatgtgttatttttaaaaaaattagaaatacattatgttttgataaattgttctaatttcatgtttgtataatattgttctatgtattgaattattttctgagTGACCAGCAAATTCTTAAAGATATGATAAAGCAGTTTGATAGGGATTGCATAAAACATTCTAATGCACAAGATGAATAACCTGCTCTGTAACCTTTTATTCAGATGAAAAGATACTATTATATACTGGTCctcgtaaaaatatataatatatgtctgcattttttgaaatattaatgataattaaatagacgattatatttttttatgaaatctttttattaaatagtaaataaattattgtaaaaacagCTGATAACAGCTATTAAACATGATTACTTAAAAGTTACAAGTTTGCCTAAAGTTTTTTTAGTATTGGCTACTAatgtttggataatttttttctttttctaaaattgtgtAATGGtggtattaaatactttttctgtcCTTTTAAAATAGTCTGATGGAACTCTACTTGCAACTGGATCCTATGATGGTTTAGCAAGAATATGGACAACAGATGGTAtgggctatttttttttcacaattttttgcagtttaaatatttataaaatgattttttttttttttttttttcattttcttgtgaAATACTGTGCAATACAATTTGCAGAACATTTTACATTTCTGGTATTGctactgtttttcttttcatctgagcttgcatttttatttgttcataaaagttGAAAGtgtttttctcatttctttttaatatgacttgtgaaaatattattatgtattaatgaattaaaatttatttaatctattttaattttaattttcagagtgtcccttaaattcttaaaatttatcattctgGTATTcttgaagtaaactttattgttcttaaaataagtttgctgaaaataatcaaatggagtttttttttttttttttttttttttttttttttttaatattttgaatcatattttctttaaataaaaattaactcatCATTTCTTTCAAgtgtgataaaaattttttttaaattttgaaacagcactgaatttatttttgtacaatactGTTTTTGGATGTTATCAAGGGAAAATGctgaagtttcattttaatttttaattaaatttaaaaaaatccctccCCTCTGAGTTGCACATTTTTGACCTCCAAGGTGCATATTTTGATATCTGTAGGTCAAATAGTCTggtctgtagagtgccaacacacacatttaattattagtatagattagtTGTTCTTCACATTAAATCTATTCTGTAGATTTTCATTGTCTTTGTGTATCCCCTTGTTGATTTTTCTACATCTGTTTTCCCATTCATTTACGttcatttcagttaattaaaaccAGTTGTTCTGCATTTACAGGCCGCTTAGCCAATACTTTAGGACAGCATAAGGGACCAATTTTTGctctaaaatggaataaaaaaggaaattacattCTGAGTGCTGGTGTGGACAAGGTGATTCTTGAGTTTAATCttcttttgaattatcattataTGTAGATTTTTAATAGTTAACAGTATTTGCCAGAAGCAATTACCAATtgaatataaaacttttgttaaaGATCTTTCAATATTGTTAAATTCAGTTTTCAtactctgaaaatattttttaaaaatgtatttaaaatattttatactttttttattgattatatgcatattttagttctgtatatgttttgaattaattctgtttattttgatattaatcttctgtttaaaaaaacaatgcataattttgcctgtgaaataaaaaaaaaatgtatattctattCCTTAAGAAAATATAGATGTTATGATTGCAACAATTTTCAGTTGCTCAGGCAATATTTGTGTGTATTAGATTGTTAAATATAGCGATATTCAAATAATTGGATCTTAAATTATCTACCTTCTGTTTTAAAATGGATATATTGTCTATCATATTTATAgtgtattattacaaaaaaaaagattcttacataaaaaaaagtaagttttctGAGTAAAATAGGGATGAGAGTGAAGGGGAAAAAAGCTCTCATATTGAGAATATCTTATGGAAATAAAAGTGTTTCatgttatatttgtttcattgcaAGTCTGTCATTAAATTCATAGATGAACCCTAATTCCAGACTAAGAAGGAAATGGATATCCAAAACTGATTCCAAAAAATCAATCgtgtgcaatttttttatgagcgaataagatttagaattttagaGCACTACTTACGGTTTATAAATGAAGCATACATCTATTCAAGATTTCAAAACTTGTATGGATTCATTGAGatgaaaaactgaatttcatttcttgaatCGTATATatgcgatttaaataaatgagttgAATATAATTCCGATAAatgagttattaaataaaatttagtttcaatccATGTGTTTTTAAGGATTTCATTTATGCTTATATATAGATACTTTGCTGAATGAATCTAGAATTTTACTGAATgtcatattataagaaatttgctatgtgtgtgtgtgtgtgtgtgttcactATTTTATCACAATGTCatatgtaacattttaaacatttctgtgAAATATGCTTATGTAAATGaactgcattcattttttaaattatgtatgctTTAGATTGTTTTGTTACTAAAAAATGCTATTTGTtgttattcacattaaaaattttgttaattttgaaggGAAAAAGCTATACAGCAATGTTTTTATCATCAATATTATTTGCATCCATTTTAGTATAATTGCttgtgaaaattaataaagatataaatatttattataaattttgattaatttcatttagtaatttactatatttgctttaataataataatattttatcaaaaataaattttctccttTACTATAGACCACCATTATTTGGGAAGCCGCCACTGGTCAGTGCACCCAACAGTTTGCATTCCATAAAGGTAATCCATAGCTTTGTCGGTCTCATAATCTTGCATATAATAACTTTATTACTATATATGAaagtaattgtattaaatatgtaacttgaaaataattatgacaGGATAATTCTATTAAATGCAGTATCGTCATTTTGTTTGCATgtttagcaaaagaattttgcTCCTTATGTTGTACTTAAAAACATGCTTTCTTAGATTCCTGGAAACATCCCTTGATTCTAGACTAATTTgtctaaaatcattttaatttaatcatgttcacaaaataaattaaataaaaaggaagcataagcatttacattaattttttatctattgaGAAAAGTGTTAGTTTTGGAAGTGTGACCACATGCTTACTTCTTTGCATGCAGCTTTGAAGAAATTTCTACAGTTTGTCTTCTTACTACAAGTTGTGCTATTCTTATTGCTCATGTGTATTTggcacaattaaaaatttttttttttcaaacctggAATATATATTCATAGACAAGTAAAAAATAGAATGCTACACATGCTGTGAGAAATGATGTGGCAATTGCAACAAACATAGCAAAAGAATAAAGCTTGcaatactaaaattttcaatttttaattttcttcaaaaagtatATTGGAAAGAGTTTTAGTAAAATTAACTTTCCTTCCTCGTAATTTTGGTTACTTTTCCATTACAGCAACATTATATCTAATTTTAGTGATTGTAGCCACAATGTATTTTTTGATCATCATTTATTTAatggttaaaatttgaatattctctacaatcatataaaataattacaaataatatttataaaatagttacctacaaaatgaaataattgttgtgcaagatttcattttcttatcaaaattgaattttgatcttgatcataaatatattttaagaaagattatatactatgatgaatatttatttttatcaatctcTTAATTGATTAGTTTGTGTGTTTttcttgcattaaattttatttttaaacatctaatctaaaattgcagttttaattatatccccgatttttaatttttatctttttaatttttaaacgaagcagaaataagaaattttgattttcttttgggAAAGTTACGAGTTTCAGAAAGTCTTCTAAACGCTATAtttgaaatcttcattattttacatcTGCTTAAAATTATAAGTTCAGAACATAGTCTTTTTAGTTTCaagattctgtttaaaaaaaggaaaggggGGGATAGtttatctgtttcttttttttcgggTTTTAACTAGTTATTTAACATGGAGTTTTCTTTCTAGTATCAACAAGTGTCTGTTGTTTAGATTGCAAACTTTGTTGTATTTATGACATTCTGCTTCTATGAgcaattga
Above is a genomic segment from Argiope bruennichi chromosome 1, qqArgBrue1.1, whole genome shotgun sequence containing:
- the LOC129970439 gene encoding F-box-like/WD repeat-containing protein TBL1XR1 isoform X1 — translated: MSFSSDEVNFLVYRYLQESGFSHSAYTFGIESHISQSNINGALVPPAALLSIIQKGLQYTEAEISIGEDGSETMIESLSLIDAVMPEAVLLRQQQAHNSKNTVVKTEASNSNGNEGTANHTDNMDVDVSIEIPSNRATILRGHESEVFICAWNPTSDLLASGSGDSTARIWNMNDDAAASSGNQLVLRHCIQKGGTEVPSNKDVTSLDWNSDGTLLATGSYDGLARIWTTDGRLANTLGQHKGPIFALKWNKKGNYILSAGVDKTTIIWEAATGQCTQQFAFHKAPALDVDWQTNSSFASCSTDQCIHVCKLGVDKPIKTFTGHTNEVNAIKWDPQGALLASCSDDMSLKIWNMKQDACVHDLQAHSKEIYTIKWSPTGPGTNNPNMNLILASASFDSTVRLWEVERGACLYTLTKHSEPVYSVAFSPDGKYLASGSFDKCVHIWSTQTGSLIHSYKGTGGIFEVCWNSRGDKVGASASDGSVFVLDLRKAAQDQWISFCGVRD